One part of the Tachysurus fulvidraco isolate hzauxx_2018 chromosome 23, HZAU_PFXX_2.0, whole genome shotgun sequence genome encodes these proteins:
- the ppp1r3da gene encoding protein phosphatase 1, regulatory subunit 3Da isoform X2 — translation MACSTTHSQDETSSGESDDELFFVGVSGVSKQVSPLKLRDKTWSNPKEERKPVKICPPSTTPPQLRPTGRSFSCEPPPKPIIQRRAHSLPSPSERRRLSRRIGVRFVDSLGMNLENVKVFRSGEDPFVPEHVLFRLLMNAELAANKSLEISLPYLKPVFPEQPGDCSNFLERLCKKQVCLERVLCYEPGIIGIVQVVNLAFEKEVIIRYSFTNWKSCADTKASWVANKYMEGLSSSCDSFRFHLPVPPFILHPGAVLEFAICYKVQGTQFWDNNEGQNYKLVCQSYKIPVPKECEDSMIHFV, via the coding sequence ATGGCTTGTTCTACAACACACAGCCAGGACGAAACATCCTCAGGGGAATCGGATGATGAGCTATTTTTTGTTGGGGTGTCTGGTGTCTCAAAGCAAGTTTCCCCTCTGAAGCTTAGAGACAAAACATGGTCAAACCccaaagaagaaagaaagcctGTGAAAATTTGTCCACCTAGTACCACACCGCCACAGCTGAGACCAACAGGCCGCAGTTTCTCATGTGAACCTCCTCCCAAACCCATCATCCAGAGACGGGCCCATTCTCTACCGTCACCCTCAGAAAGGCGAAGACTCAGTCGTAGAATCGGTGTCCGATTTGTGGACTCACTGGGCATGAACTTAGAAAACGTTAAGGTTTTCAGAAGTGGAGAAGATCCATTTGTACCAGAACATGTTCTCTTTAGACTTTTAATGAATGCAGAACTAGCAGCCAACAAGAGCTTGGAGATTTCCCTACCATATTTGAAACCTGTGTTCCCTGAGCAACCTGGAGACTGTTCAAATTTCCTGGAACGTTTGTGTAAAAAGCAAGTGTGCTTGGAACGTGTTTTATGTTATGAGCCAGGCATCATTGGGATCGTCCAAGTGGTTAACCTGGCCTTTGAAAAAGAGGTTATCATTCGTTATTCTTTCACAAACTGGAAGAGTTGTGCTGACACCAAGGCTTCATGGGTTGCCAATAAATACATGGAAGGCCTTTCCAGTAGCTGTGACAGTTTTCGGTTCCATCTTCCAGTTCCACCATTCATCTTACACCCTGGAGCAGTGTTGGAGTTTGCAATCTGTTATAAAGTGCAGGGCACTCAGTTTTGGGACAACAATGAGGGACAAAATTACAAGTTAGTCTGCCAAAGCTACAAAATCCCTGTGCCTAAGGAATGTGAAGACAGCATGATACATTTTGTCTGA
- the ppp1r3da gene encoding protein phosphatase 1, regulatory subunit 3Da isoform X1 translates to MVRRYGVENHCRTLDMACSTTHSQDETSSGESDDELFFVGVSGVSKQVSPLKLRDKTWSNPKEERKPVKICPPSTTPPQLRPTGRSFSCEPPPKPIIQRRAHSLPSPSERRRLSRRIGVRFVDSLGMNLENVKVFRSGEDPFVPEHVLFRLLMNAELAANKSLEISLPYLKPVFPEQPGDCSNFLERLCKKQVCLERVLCYEPGIIGIVQVVNLAFEKEVIIRYSFTNWKSCADTKASWVANKYMEGLSSSCDSFRFHLPVPPFILHPGAVLEFAICYKVQGTQFWDNNEGQNYKLVCQSYKIPVPKECEDSMIHFV, encoded by the exons ATGGTGAGACGATATG GTGTAGAAAATCATTGTCGTACTTTGGATATGGCTTGTTCTACAACACACAGCCAGGACGAAACATCCTCAGGGGAATCGGATGATGAGCTATTTTTTGTTGGGGTGTCTGGTGTCTCAAAGCAAGTTTCCCCTCTGAAGCTTAGAGACAAAACATGGTCAAACCccaaagaagaaagaaagcctGTGAAAATTTGTCCACCTAGTACCACACCGCCACAGCTGAGACCAACAGGCCGCAGTTTCTCATGTGAACCTCCTCCCAAACCCATCATCCAGAGACGGGCCCATTCTCTACCGTCACCCTCAGAAAGGCGAAGACTCAGTCGTAGAATCGGTGTCCGATTTGTGGACTCACTGGGCATGAACTTAGAAAACGTTAAGGTTTTCAGAAGTGGAGAAGATCCATTTGTACCAGAACATGTTCTCTTTAGACTTTTAATGAATGCAGAACTAGCAGCCAACAAGAGCTTGGAGATTTCCCTACCATATTTGAAACCTGTGTTCCCTGAGCAACCTGGAGACTGTTCAAATTTCCTGGAACGTTTGTGTAAAAAGCAAGTGTGCTTGGAACGTGTTTTATGTTATGAGCCAGGCATCATTGGGATCGTCCAAGTGGTTAACCTGGCCTTTGAAAAAGAGGTTATCATTCGTTATTCTTTCACAAACTGGAAGAGTTGTGCTGACACCAAGGCTTCATGGGTTGCCAATAAATACATGGAAGGCCTTTCCAGTAGCTGTGACAGTTTTCGGTTCCATCTTCCAGTTCCACCATTCATCTTACACCCTGGAGCAGTGTTGGAGTTTGCAATCTGTTATAAAGTGCAGGGCACTCAGTTTTGGGACAACAATGAGGGACAAAATTACAAGTTAGTCTGCCAAAGCTACAAAATCCCTGTGCCTAAGGAATGTGAAGACAGCATGATACATTTTGTCTGA